A stretch of DNA from bacterium:
TTTTATAAAATTTTTTCCCTTTTAATTCAAAATTCAACATTCAAAATTCATAATTTTATAAAGTTTTCCTTAAGATTATCTAAACACATACATTTTGTAAAGCGTTATGGAATTAACTATAAATCTCATAAGGCCCCTCACATCAATTGCACTCTTATATGTTGAATTGCCTCCTTCTTTAGCTATACCTCCTCCTCTGGTTGCAATTGGGGATAGTAAGTCAAGATTAATGCTTTCTGTAAACCCTCCGCCGGGAGCAGTCCCTACACTTATTTCTACCTTCAGCGGTCCCCCTTCCTTAAAGGGAATAGGAAGTGGTGGAATTGGTCTGCCTGAAGGAATCTCCCTTCCCTTATGAAGAGGCGCATTACCCTGATTAGCAATAGTAAAAGCCAATTTACCATATAGACTATCTGGGATACATTCTATGTTTGTTACTACAAGATCTGGTAATCCAACAGGCTCAGCAACATGCTCAGCCTCTTTCTCTAACTTTTTAGGATGGAGGACTACTATTGTCTCCACACTTTTATTATTACGTTCATTACTTTCTGCTACAGCATTATTTGCATCAACACTTATTCCAAGGTTATAAGACTTTGGAGGAGGTGTTGTAGGATACTCAAGACAACCCTCACGTTTCTGCCCTGGTGCTAAACTGGCATGGTTCTGGGTAGGATTGTAGGGTATCCCAAGTCCGCCTCCCTGGACAACAAATGAACCACTTGGTGCCGAGCCAATATTTTCTACGATAAAGCATACATAATACTTTTCACCTGAATTAACTTCGTTAATCTCATTACCAGGATTAGCATCTGGTTTGACCCATAGATCTTTAATTACAAGATCTATCTTAGGTTTTTGTTTTGCTTCTGCCCTTGCACATGGCTCCAGACAAGCCAAGAAAGTTAAATAGCATGCATACTTGCAAGCCTTACATACAGGTCCACATCCCCAGGGACCTCTCGGGCAAACAGCCTTGCAGGCTTCATAAGATTTTTGGCATGCAAAACAGGCAGCTTCTGTTACAACCTCTGCATCCGCGGGTGTTGCGAGTAAGTCTGAAAAAGAGCATACCATTTTTCCAAGATTCATAGGAAAGTTATCTATAGAGGAATGTGGTTTAGATTTATGTATTCCTGGAGGAGTGATCGGTTGCGGTTGGAAAATCATAGGATGCAATTTTTCATATTTCCTTAAGGCTTGAGGTGCAATGTCCAATTTGAATTGCTGAATCTGAATCTGGTTCATTCTCTGAAGCAATTTCTTTGATAACATTATATCGCCATTTTTTATCTTACTGTCCATCAGCTTTAATCGTTCCTCATGATCTTTGAATTTAGATTGGTATCTTTTAAGCTGTTCTGACAGCATTATAAGTTTAGTTTTATCACCTCTGGATTCTCTATAGGCTTTCATTATCCTTTCAACCGATTCGTCAAGAGCCTTGTCAATGTTATCAGCATCTACATCATAGACCCTGCTTCTTTCGATCTTCTTAATAATATTTTCTGTGGCCCTTAATGTGGCATCCAACCTAATGTCTATAGCTTCAGCGATGGAAAGTCTCTCTGCCAATCCAAGAAATATCGCTATGGTTATAACTGTCATTTTACCCACTAAACTTTTCATCTCTTCATCTCCTCCTTTGAAGAGGATGTCCCCCTGACTATTGAAATTCAGGTAACGATTCCTCTCCTCATAATGTTATAAAACTGATAAAAATTTGCTTCTTGGGGCATTTTAGATGTTACTTTCACTTTTGCTCATTATAAAAATTAGCAAAAATTTTATCGTATCTCAATAAAAATTTTGGCCAGATCACCAAAAGGATCAAAAGGCTGAACGATGCTCATTTCTCCAATTCAACCCCAGGTATCCCTCTACGTAAACCAGCCTTTATCTTCCCTCCCCAATTATCGAAGATAATATAGACAATAGGGACGATTATCAAAGTAAGTATGGTAGAGGTGGTCAATCCTCCCATAACTCCAATAGCCAACCCCTGCATTGTTTCTTCACCTTCCCGCAGAGCTAAAGCCATAGGTAGCAAAGCAAAAATGGTACAGATAGCGGTCATCAGGATTGGTCTGAGTCTGATCTTAGCAGCAGCGATTACTGCCTCCCTTATTTCTAAGCCGGTTTTTCTTTGCTGATTGATGAAGTCTACCAGCACAATAGCATTGGTTACCACAATTCCAACTAACATGATAATGCCAATAAATGAAGCAATGTTTAATGATTGTCCGGTGATAAAAAGGGCTAAAAATACCCCGGTAACCGCAAAAGGCAAGCAGGTCATAATAGTGAGTGGGTGAATCAAAGATTCAAACTGGGAAGCCATAATCATATAGACTAAGATAATAGCAAAGATGAACATTATTCCCAAATCGTGGAAAGTCTCCTGCATATCTTCGTATTCACCACCAAAGTCAATCAAATAGCCTGGGGGTAAGGTTACCTTTGTCAGTGCTACCTTTACCTCCTTCATCACATCACCAAGCTTACGGCCAGCTAAATTGGCAGTAATGGATACCTGCCTTTTCTTGTTGAATCGTTTAATATCCCCTGGCCCTTTAGCAGGAATAATCTTTGCTACATCCCGAAGTAAAATTTGAGACCCAATGGGTGAGGGGATGGCAATACTTTTTATATCATCCAGGCTTTTGCGCTGTGATTCTTTGAGTCTGACCCTAATGTCAATCTCTTCTCCTTTTTGTCTTAACCTTGTCCACACATCTCCGTCTACAGCCATCTTAACCACTGAAGCTGCTTGAGCAACACTTAAGCCTGATTGTGCTAACTTTTCGCGGTCATAGATTATCTGGAATTCAGGGTTTCCCTGCTGTATACTGGTAGTAATATCAACCACCCCAGCTACTTTTGAGATTACCTGTTTAACATCCTCGGCAATCCTTTTCAATGTAGGCAAGTCCTCACCACTTACCTTTATTTCAACCGGAGCTTTACCACCCATCATTATGCTACCAAGGTCATAGATTTCCAAACTGGCTCCTGGAATACTATTAGCTATTTTCCTTACTTTCCTGGTTACCTCCTCAGTGGTTATTCTTCTTTCTGCCCTATCCTTTAAGGAGACCATTATCATACCTGTATGTACTCCGGAAACCTCACTTATACCCATTGCTCCAGCCCCTGCTGAGCCTCCCTGATGGGTTCCGGCAAAGGTAAAGACTTTATCTATGCCTTCCATATTAAGCACTTTTTTCTCAATTACAGACACAGCATCAGAGGTTTCTTTAAGGGATGTACCAACAGGCATTTTTAATCTGGCCATAAATGAGCCTTCGTCAGAGGCTGGCATAAATTCCTGGGAGGTAAAGGCAATAAGCCCAATGCTTGAGGCAAATAAAAGAAAGCAAAATACCAGCACCTTGCCTTTATTGTTTAGAGACCAGGAGAGTATTTTACCATATCTTTCCCGCAAGGTATGATACCAGCCCACATCCTGCTCTCCTCCTGTTTTTGCCCTTAAAATCTTTGATGCCATCATGGGAGTAAGGGTAATAGCCACAAATAAAGAGGCAAATAATGCATAAGCTACTACCCAGGCAAAGGATTTAAAAAGCTCTCCAGTGATTCCCGTAACAAAAATCAGGGGAAAGAATACAGCTACCGTGGTCAGGGTGGAGGCAATAATAGGCATAGAAACCTCAGTAGCACCGACTACGGCTGCCTCATGCCTGCTTTTACCGGCAATGAGGTGTCTAAAGATGTTTTCAATAACTACAATGGCATCATCTACCAGCCTGCCCATGGCAATGATAAGCCCGGTTAAGGTCATGATATTGATGGTGAATCCACGGAAGTACATAAAGATAAAGGCAGTAATAATAGAAAAAGGGATAGCTAAAGCAACAATCATAGTTGGCCGAAAATGGCGTAGAAACAAGAAGAGAACCACTACTACTAAAATCCCTCCTTCAATCCCACTCCATTTGGTTGAATTGATGGAGGTTCGGATGAATTTAGCTATTTCAAACACCTTGTGTAGCTTAACATCAGCAGGAAGATATTTTTCAATCACTGGCACCTGCCTTAGAATTTCATCTGTTACCGCAACAGTATTAGCATCTGCTTCCTTACGAATAATCATGCCTACGGTATGCTGTCCCTTTAATCTTCCATAGCCTCTTACTTCCTTAAAGGTATCCTTTACACAAGCCACATCTTTTAGATATACAGGATTACCCTGTTTTATTCCTACAATTATTTTCTCCATCTCTTTTGGGTCTCTGAACTCACCAATAGAGCGCAGGGTAAATTCAGTTGGTCCTCGGATTATCTTACCACAGGTTTTATCCATATTTTCTTGCCGTAGCTTTTGAGCTATTTCAAACAGAGACATGCCATAAGCCTTAAGTCTATCTATATCAACCTCAATCAATATTTCCCGAATAAGTCCACCCATCACCATTACCTGACCAACACCCTTTATTCTTTCTATTCTTGGAGCGATTACATCTTCAGCAAAATCCTTCAATTGAGCCAGGTCTCGTTTACTGGCAATGGTTAGAGCCATAATAGGCATCTCCCCAATATCCATTTTAACAACCATAGGGTCTGAAACATCCTCTGGCAGGAAATCCCGAATTACTGATAGCCTCTCCCGAATGTCTGCAGTAGCACCATCTAAGTTTGTACCCCAGTTAAATTCCACCAGAATTAAAGAGACACCTTCCTGTGAGGTTGAGGAAATCTTCTTTACCCCAGAAACAGTAGCTACTACCTCCTCAATTGGTTTAGAAATCAACTCCTCTATCTCCTCAGGAGCCACTCCTTCATAGTTGGTAATAACCGTGATAACCGGATAGTCTATATCTGGCATAAGGTCAACCGTTAGTTTGGAGAAAGCAACTATGCCAATGATAACAATGATTAAAATAACCATTAGCACAGAAACGGGTTTTTTAACTGAGAGTTCTGGGATGTTCACTTTTATTGCCTCCTTGTCACCCTGACTATTGCTCCATCCTGTAGAGTCTCCACACCACGAATGACTACCTCCTGGTTCTTGGCTAACCCTGCTGTAATCTCTACCTTCTCCAGATCCTGTATACCCAGTTTAACCTGCTTCAGCCTGGCACGATTTTCCTCAATCACATAGAGGTAATTATCCAGTCCTCGATTAAAAACCGCTCCCTGAGGCACACACAAGACATTCTGGTGTTTTTCTAGTTCAATCTTCACCCTGGCAAACATACCCGGCTTTATCCGGTGATGGGCATTTCTAATGTAAATGGTGACATTGAAGGTTCGCGATTGGGGGTTGATAATAGGAGATATTTCACGGATTATGCCGGTAAACTTTGTATCCGGATACGCCTCTAAAGAGACTTTTACTTTCTGGTCTTGTTTAATTTTAGTGATTAAATCTTCAGAAGCTGCCACTTCAAGCTTAACTGTAGAAATATCCATAACCTCAAGGATAGGCTCCATCCCCCTTATTCTCTCTCCTTCATTAGCAATCTTAGAGGTAATTATTCCAAAGATAGGAGAGGTAATATGGGTATCTTTTAGGTGTTGTTTAGCTGATGAGAGTCCAATCTCAGCCTGATTTACCTGAGCCTTAGCCAGCTCAAGTTGAGCAGAGGCCATTTTATAGGCTGTTACAGCCTTATCAAAAGCTGCCTTAGCAATGGAATTAGTGGCATTAAGCCTTTCTGCCCGCTCAAACTCTATTTTAGCATGGTCAAAGTTTGCCTCTGCTTGATGTAGCCCTGCATTAGCTGTGGTTAAAGCTGCTTCTGCCTGGGAAAGGCCAATTTGAGCATCAGTTGCATCTAATTTGGCTACTACCTGGCCTGCTTTTACATAATCATTCTCTTTGGCAAGAATCTGAAGAAGCATTCCCCCTATTTTAGGAGAAATTTTTGCCTCCTTGATAGGCTTAATAGTGCCCTGAAAGGTAGTGGTGAGAACTATGTCTGAAATAAATGGTTTAGCTGCTGTTACACTGACAGCTTCTATTTTCACCTCTTTTTCGGGCGGTTTTCTACATCCAACAATCAAGGCTAAACTCAAGGTAATAAAAAATCCTAAATTCGCAATTTGCAATTTGCAATTATTCATAATTAATTCCTCCCAATGGCTTTTTGTAATTTTGCCCAGGCTAAGTTATAATCATACAGTGCCTGATAGTAATTAGTTTTTGCTTGAGTTAGTAAAGTCTGTGCATCTAACACATCAGTAGTAGTAGAGGCTCCCTCTTTGTACATCTCTTTGCTAATGCGTAGGTTTTCCTCTGCCTGTCCAATAGATTTTTGGGCAACCCCAATGTTCTTTTCCGCCTCTTCTAAGCTAAGATAGGCCTGCCTGACTTCCAGCAAGATTCTGTCTTTTAGGAGAAGCAACTGCTCTTCTACGGCTGCCAGATTAGCTTCTGCCTGATTGAGCCTGGATTTTCTTGCCTTCCAGTCCCATAGGGTAAAGTTTACTAAAACTCCTGCCATCCAGGTTTCTTGCCACTCATCAATCGGTGTTTTTTTCCCTTTTTGATAGTCATAATTTCCTATCAGAGCAACTGATGGGTAATAGTCGCTCCTTACTATCTTCACTCTTTGTTTTAGAACCTCAATGGTAGCTTTTATCTGCTTTAATTCTGGCCGCATTGTTTGAGCCTGCTTGATACAGTTATCCAGATTTATAGTCTGGGGTCTAAACTCCAGGATGTCAATAATCTCAAGCGGAGTGTTCTGGTCCTCTGCCAGCACCTGATTAAATGCTGCCTTAGCCAGCCTAACCCCATTTTCTGCCCGAATTAGGTTTTGCTTCACATTGGCTAATTCCACCTCTGCCTTTAGCACATCCACTTTAGCTACCATGCCGGCATCATAGAAGTTGCCAACTACCTTTAGGTGGGCTTCTACCTGTTCAACTGCCTCCTGAGCGATTTGCTGAAATTTTAATGCCTTCAAAATACCAAAATAAGCACTTTTTACTTCTAAGATCAGCTCGTTTTTCACCCTTTCATACTCATATTTAGCGGCTTCGTAGTTAGCCTTAGCCAATTTGTAGCCAGAGGAGATTTTACCGCCGGTAAACAGAGGTTGCTGGATGATGCCTTTGGCCTCAGAAATTTCCTCATCACTCAGGGCCATTGACCTGCCCTGAAAATCTACAGTAGTGGCTTCATTTAATCGTGTATAGTTTGAAGATAGGCTAAAGATAGGATAGAAACCTGTTTTAGCCTCCCATACCTTTTCTTTAGCTGAGGCTACCTTTTTTGAGGCAGATAGCAGACTGTGGTTATTAGTCAGAGCTATCTCAATACTTCTCTCCAGGTTTAGCGGCTTAACCTCTGCCCATAGCGTGGAAATCCCAATTATAAGTGCTACAATTGCTAACTGAGAGGAATTTGCTTTTTTAGATATTAACTTCAATTTTGCTCATTATGGGAATATTTTATTAGGGTCAAAAGGAGCATTTGATATCTCCTTTCGAACACGATTGGCTCTTTGACGATCAGTTGGCATTTCGGCTGACGCTCCAAGCGTATCTGAAGTTCCCTGAAGGGGAATTTGGGCGGAGGTGCGAAGCACCTAAGCCAGATACGCTCTCTTGTCCGAGTGCGTTAGCACCGAGCAATCCGAAGGATTGCGAGAGTTCCGAACCTCGCTCATATCTTCTCTCCTTTTTCAATGATGTCTTTTAATTTGCTTTTCAATGTAGGAATATCATTCTCAACTGTATCCCAAAGGGCATCCATATCTACACCCAAATAATTGTGTATCAATTTGTCTCTCATTCCCGCCATGTCTTTCCAAGGAATATCTAGATGCTTCTTTTTGATCTCATCGGATATCCTCTTTGAGGCTTCACCTATTATCTCAATTTGCCTTATTACCCCGTCCTGTATAAGGTGATTCTCCATAAAGTCTTCGTATTCTATCCCAGCGGTATACTCTTCTATTCTGGTTATAGCATCTAAAATATGCTTCAGATATGCAGTGTCTTCTTTTTTCATCCGTAAATCACCATCATCTCCTTTTTTATCGTATCAATCAAATAGGGACTTATAGATTTCTCTGTTAACAAATCCACTTTTATTCCCAAGACCTCAGACAACTCTCTTTCTATTCTCACGAGTTCAAGAAGGCTTTTTCTCTCTGAAAACTCCACGATAATATCTATATCACTTTCCGGCTTTTCCTCCCCTCGAACATAAGAGCCAAAGACATCTACCTTTCTCACCCCTCGGCTTTTAAGCAGACGGGTAATTTTTTCAAATATTTCTTCCTTACTCATGTTTTTCACCTTCTATAGCGGGGTTTGGAATTTCGAACAACAGTATCGGTGAAGTGCGATAGCATTTTTCACTTTGCACCTGCAGCGTGTTAGGCGAAGTCTCCTTAAAAACTCTTTGAACATTTATTGCTCTACTAATTCCACCCTCCGATTCTTTGCCCGACCTTCTTCGGTTTTATTAGAAGCAACTGGCGACAATGAACCTACACCATAAGATTTAAGCCGCTTTGCACCAACTCCATATTTGGTGACAAGGGCTTTTACCACCGCTTCAGCGCGGCGCTGGGAAAGCTCCATATTAGCAGTCAATGTGCCGATATTATCCGTATGACCCACTACATATAAGTTGAGTTTGGAATTTTGGGCAAGGAGTTTGGCAACCTCTTTAAGTGAAGGAAGAATATACTCATCAAACTTTTTTACATCGTAATGCACTATAACTGAACCTGGATACCGCGAAATCAATGGATGGTCTTTGCTTCCCTCTACATCCTCTTGGGCAAATACCCTGCTGGTTGATAATAGCGCCAAGAGAGCCCCTACTAACAGATAGATAACCTTTTTGTTTTTGACTCTCATATTGTTCCTCCTTTTTTTAACTGATAGGAATTTGCTTTTTGGGCATTTTTTGCTTCGCAAGATTCTCGCTTTGCTCGAATTCGGATGTTAACTTCAATTTTGCTCATTATAAAAATATTTTAGCAAAAATTTTATCGTATGTCAATAAAAATTTTGGTCCGATCACCAAAAAGATTTAATTTTTCCCTTTATTGAATAAAAATGAGGGTTAAAAAGCTAGGTAGGACTTGCCTCTACAGACTTATGGGTAGGTTTCAGATTATTTGGTATTTTGGCACTTACACAGAAAAGCCTCATATGTAGCAAATATTGTATTAAATTTATCCCGATAAATTCTATCTAACCTTTCTAAAATTCCCTTTGTCCAAAGCATCTTTCTATTTAGGGAAGAAGAATACCTTATGCTGAAAAGAAGTTCCATAATTGAGCCATATTCCTTTTTAATAACCTCCTCTTTTATCACACAGTCTCTAAATATTTTTCTTAAAATTTCCTCAATCTCTTCTTTTTTTGGAAATGATAAAGCCTTTATTTTTACATCATCTTTGAATAGCTCATTAAGGGAGAGGGCAAGCTCATTTAATGTAGCTTTTCCGAAAATGGAAAATAGCAAAACCCCGTCTTTTGAAAGGAAATTTTTATATTTTTCCAAACAGGTTAAAGAATTAAACCATTGAAAACAAGCATTGGATACAATCAGGTCAAACCCTTCTTTGCAGGGGAGAGCCTCTCCATCTGCAACCACAAATTTTACATTCTCTACCCTATTTTTTGCCAAACTTACCATTTTCTCTGAGGCATCTAATGAGATTATCCTTCCTGCAAACCTTTCCTTAAGCATTTTTGTAAACTGCCCGTCTCCACATCCAATCTCAAGAACCTTATGAAAATTGTCAGAAATTAAGGCTATGAGGCTTTCTCCAATCTTTTTCTGGATTTCTCCCCCTCTGTAATACTTTGAAAATTTATCTATAATCCTTTTATCCATTCTAGAAAATCCCTATTTAAAAATGGGATATGGAAAAGCTCATCCATTAAAACAAGCTCCTTTTTTGATTTTTTAGAGATAAAAATCGCGCTGTCAATTGGTGCAATTTTATCATTCCCTCCCGCTACGATAATACAATTTTCTATTTTTTTTAATAACTTGCTCTCTATTTTTATCTTTAAAAGAATTTCTAATCCTTCAAGGAGAATTTCTTTATCCATCTTAAGATAATACGGCAAAAATTTCTTTTTAAATTTTAAGAATTCATCCTTATTAAATGAGTTTTTATAGAAGCTATAGAGACAAGCCTCCTTATTTTCTATAAGATTTCTCCTCATTACTTCAATTTCCCTTTTTTTATACCCCTTTCTTATCCCAACAAGGATAAGCTTTTCTGTTAGCTCTGGATGTTTTATCGCAAAGGAAAACCCAAGAAATCCGCCAAGTGAATGACCAAATATAAGGACCTTCTTTTTAAGAAAGGAAAGGATTTCCTCTTCAAAATCATAGCTTGAAGGAAAAAGAAGGTTATACCTTAATGGCAATTTCTCAAGGATTTTATAATCCAGTGCCCATCCAGGAATAAGAAGGGCATCTTTCTTATAACCCCTCTCTTTGTATAGCATCTATCTTTTAAATTTTAAAATTTTAAAAAACGCACATAGTATAGACATATTTACCACCCCTATTCAATTTTAAGCAGATAGGAAATTCATTTACCCTCTGTAATATCTCTTCAAGGTGTAGAATTGAAAAGAGAAAAATATGAGAGGAAAAAAGGTTTTTTTCAGATGACAAAAGTTCCATCCATCCTGCCATTTTTGGGCTTTATCAAGGAACATAGCAATATTATTACATCTTTCTACATGAATCATCAAGAAATATTCATCATCAGGTCTATGGGAGTTATCAACCAGATGACTTTCATCCTCCCTTATGATATACTTGTTATGATGTGGAAAGGGATGAAAGAGAGCTTTTTGTCTACTTAAAAGGTGGGTTAAAATTGCCCAGAGTAGGTGAAAAAATGACTAAAACAAAAATGAAATTATAAGTTGCTATCGTATATTTTCTTGACTTTTTATACGATAATAGCGTATAATATTAAAGAGGTGCAATTGGAATGGAA
This window harbors:
- a CDS encoding nucleotidyltransferase family protein; this encodes MSKEEIFEKITRLLKSRGVRKVDVFGSYVRGEEKPESDIDIIVEFSERKSLLELVRIERELSEVLGIKVDLLTEKSISPYLIDTIKKEMMVIYG
- a CDS encoding TolC family protein, which translates into the protein MKLISKKANSSQLAIVALIIGISTLWAEVKPLNLERSIEIALTNNHSLLSASKKVASAKEKVWEAKTGFYPIFSLSSNYTRLNEATTVDFQGRSMALSDEEISEAKGIIQQPLFTGGKISSGYKLAKANYEAAKYEYERVKNELILEVKSAYFGILKALKFQQIAQEAVEQVEAHLKVVGNFYDAGMVAKVDVLKAEVELANVKQNLIRAENGVRLAKAAFNQVLAEDQNTPLEIIDILEFRPQTINLDNCIKQAQTMRPELKQIKATIEVLKQRVKIVRSDYYPSVALIGNYDYQKGKKTPIDEWQETWMAGVLVNFTLWDWKARKSRLNQAEANLAAVEEQLLLLKDRILLEVRQAYLSLEEAEKNIGVAQKSIGQAEENLRISKEMYKEGASTTTDVLDAQTLLTQAKTNYYQALYDYNLAWAKLQKAIGRN
- a CDS encoding CARDB domain-containing protein produces the protein MKSLVGKMTVITIAIFLGLAERLSIAEAIDIRLDATLRATENIIKKIERSRVYDVDADNIDKALDESVERIMKAYRESRGDKTKLIMLSEQLKRYQSKFKDHEERLKLMDSKIKNGDIMLSKKLLQRMNQIQIQQFKLDIAPQALRKYEKLHPMIFQPQPITPPGIHKSKPHSSIDNFPMNLGKMVCSFSDLLATPADAEVVTEAACFACQKSYEACKAVCPRGPWGCGPVCKACKYACYLTFLACLEPCARAEAKQKPKIDLVIKDLWVKPDANPGNEINEVNSGEKYYVCFIVENIGSAPSGSFVVQGGGLGIPYNPTQNHASLAPGQKREGCLEYPTTPPPKSYNLGISVDANNAVAESNERNNKSVETIVVLHPKKLEKEAEHVAEPVGLPDLVVTNIECIPDSLYGKLAFTIANQGNAPLHKGREIPSGRPIPPLPIPFKEGGPLKVEISVGTAPGGGFTESINLDLLSPIATRGGGIAKEGGNSTYKSAIDVRGLMRFIVNSITLYKMYVFR
- a CDS encoding efflux RND transporter permease subunit, whose protein sequence is MNIPELSVKKPVSVLMVILIIVIIGIVAFSKLTVDLMPDIDYPVITVITNYEGVAPEEIEELISKPIEEVVATVSGVKKISSTSQEGVSLILVEFNWGTNLDGATADIRERLSVIRDFLPEDVSDPMVVKMDIGEMPIMALTIASKRDLAQLKDFAEDVIAPRIERIKGVGQVMVMGGLIREILIEVDIDRLKAYGMSLFEIAQKLRQENMDKTCGKIIRGPTEFTLRSIGEFRDPKEMEKIIVGIKQGNPVYLKDVACVKDTFKEVRGYGRLKGQHTVGMIIRKEADANTVAVTDEILRQVPVIEKYLPADVKLHKVFEIAKFIRTSINSTKWSGIEGGILVVVVLFLFLRHFRPTMIVALAIPFSIITAFIFMYFRGFTINIMTLTGLIIAMGRLVDDAIVVIENIFRHLIAGKSRHEAAVVGATEVSMPIIASTLTTVAVFFPLIFVTGITGELFKSFAWVVAYALFASLFVAITLTPMMASKILRAKTGGEQDVGWYHTLRERYGKILSWSLNNKGKVLVFCFLLFASSIGLIAFTSQEFMPASDEGSFMARLKMPVGTSLKETSDAVSVIEKKVLNMEGIDKVFTFAGTHQGGSAGAGAMGISEVSGVHTGMIMVSLKDRAERRITTEEVTRKVRKIANSIPGASLEIYDLGSIMMGGKAPVEIKVSGEDLPTLKRIAEDVKQVISKVAGVVDITTSIQQGNPEFQIIYDREKLAQSGLSVAQAASVVKMAVDGDVWTRLRQKGEEIDIRVRLKESQRKSLDDIKSIAIPSPIGSQILLRDVAKIIPAKGPGDIKRFNKKRQVSITANLAGRKLGDVMKEVKVALTKVTLPPGYLIDFGGEYEDMQETFHDLGIMFIFAIILVYMIMASQFESLIHPLTIMTCLPFAVTGVFLALFITGQSLNIASFIGIIMLVGIVVTNAIVLVDFINQQRKTGLEIREAVIAAAKIRLRPILMTAICTIFALLPMALALREGEETMQGLAIGVMGGLTTSTILTLIIVPIVYIIFDNWGGKIKAGLRRGIPGVELEK
- a CDS encoding alpha/beta hydrolase, which gives rise to MLYKERGYKKDALLIPGWALDYKILEKLPLRYNLLFPSSYDFEEEILSFLKKKVLIFGHSLGGFLGFSFAIKHPELTEKLILVGIRKGYKKREIEVMRRNLIENKEACLYSFYKNSFNKDEFLKFKKKFLPYYLKMDKEILLEGLEILLKIKIESKLLKKIENCIIVAGGNDKIAPIDSAIFISKKSKKELVLMDELFHIPFLNRDFLEWIKGL
- a CDS encoding DUF86 domain-containing protein yields the protein MKKEDTAYLKHILDAITRIEEYTAGIEYEDFMENHLIQDGVIRQIEIIGEASKRISDEIKKKHLDIPWKDMAGMRDKLIHNYLGVDMDALWDTVENDIPTLKSKLKDIIEKGEKI
- a CDS encoding methyltransferase domain-containing protein, with product MDKRIIDKFSKYYRGGEIQKKIGESLIALISDNFHKVLEIGCGDGQFTKMLKERFAGRIISLDASEKMVSLAKNRVENVKFVVADGEALPCKEGFDLIVSNACFQWFNSLTCLEKYKNFLSKDGVLLFSIFGKATLNELALSLNELFKDDVKIKALSFPKKEEIEEILRKIFRDCVIKEEVIKKEYGSIMELLFSIRYSSSLNRKMLWTKGILERLDRIYRDKFNTIFATYEAFLCKCQNTK
- a CDS encoding efflux RND transporter periplasmic adaptor subunit — encoded protein: MKIEAVSVTAAKPFISDIVLTTTFQGTIKPIKEAKISPKIGGMLLQILAKENDYVKAGQVVAKLDATDAQIGLSQAEAALTTANAGLHQAEANFDHAKIEFERAERLNATNSIAKAAFDKAVTAYKMASAQLELAKAQVNQAEIGLSSAKQHLKDTHITSPIFGIITSKIANEGERIRGMEPILEVMDISTVKLEVAASEDLITKIKQDQKVKVSLEAYPDTKFTGIIREISPIINPQSRTFNVTIYIRNAHHRIKPGMFARVKIELEKHQNVLCVPQGAVFNRGLDNYLYVIEENRARLKQVKLGIQDLEKVEITAGLAKNQEVVIRGVETLQDGAIVRVTRRQ
- a CDS encoding OmpA family protein → MRVKNKKVIYLLVGALLALLSTSRVFAQEDVEGSKDHPLISRYPGSVIVHYDVKKFDEYILPSLKEVAKLLAQNSKLNLYVVGHTDNIGTLTANMELSQRRAEAVVKALVTKYGVGAKRLKSYGVGSLSPVASNKTEEGRAKNRRVELVEQ